One Hyphomicrobiales bacterium DNA segment encodes these proteins:
- the rnc gene encoding ribonuclease III, with the protein MAKPLALDVVEERLGYRFQDRELLRRALTHASALDNDGDHRQTYQRLEFVGDRVLGLTIAEMLFAAFPDAAEGELARRLNHLVRQETCAAVALEADLGKAMLIGEGEAQSGGRKKRPLLADVCEAVIAALYLDGGFDVARRFIEKHWRERLHSKDAPRRDAKTMLQEWAQGRGLEPPTYAIADRSGPDHEPVFLVEVSVAGFEGMTAKGRSRRQGEQAAAAAFLVREGVWSENEND; encoded by the coding sequence ATGGCGAAACCTCTTGCGCTCGACGTGGTCGAGGAACGCCTCGGCTACCGGTTTCAGGATCGCGAACTTCTTCGGCGGGCTCTGACCCATGCGAGCGCGCTCGACAATGATGGCGACCATCGCCAGACTTATCAGCGGCTCGAATTCGTTGGCGACCGGGTGCTCGGTCTGACCATCGCGGAGATGCTGTTTGCGGCGTTTCCCGATGCGGCGGAAGGCGAACTGGCGCGGCGTCTGAACCATCTGGTGCGACAGGAGACCTGCGCGGCGGTGGCGCTCGAAGCCGATCTCGGCAAGGCGATGCTAATCGGCGAGGGCGAGGCGCAGAGCGGCGGGCGCAAGAAGCGGCCGCTGCTGGCCGATGTCTGCGAAGCGGTGATCGCGGCGCTTTATCTCGACGGCGGGTTTGACGTCGCGCGCCGCTTCATCGAGAAGCACTGGCGCGAGCGACTGCATTCGAAAGATGCGCCGCGGCGCGACGCCAAGACGATGCTGCAGGAATGGGCGCAGGGGCGCGGCCTCGAGCCGCCGACCTACGCAATCGCCGATCGCAGCGGCCCGGATCACGAACCGGTTTTTCTGGTAGAGGTGTCGGTCGCCGGGTTCGAGGGTATGACCGCCAAGGGGCGGTCGCGACGCCAGGGCGAGCAAGCCGCGGCGGCAGCCTTCCTGGTGCGGGAAGGCGTATGGAGCGAAAACGAAAATGACTGA
- the lepB gene encoding signal peptidase I: MTNGSDRPQDDKDKANEGGGFGEAMKIIVQALILALLVRTFLYQPFNIPSGSMMENLLIGDYLFVSKFSYGYSRYSFPFGMVPFSGRVMGSEPERGDIVVFKLPRDNSTDYIKRVIGLPGDKIQVLNSVLYINGKAVPRVRDGEFVGEGRNGQQVRVPRFRETLPNGVSYTVLEETDTSVWDNTPVYEVPAGHYFMMGDNRDNSSDSRATVGYVPLQNLVGRAEVIFFSIEPGEQAWMFWKWPWTVRWDRVFNSL, translated from the coding sequence ATGACGAATGGCAGCGACCGCCCGCAGGACGACAAGGATAAGGCCAACGAGGGGGGTGGGTTCGGCGAGGCGATGAAGATCATCGTTCAGGCGCTGATCCTCGCGCTTCTGGTGCGGACATTCCTGTATCAGCCCTTCAACATTCCGTCCGGCTCGATGATGGAGAACCTCCTCATCGGCGACTATCTTTTCGTGTCGAAATTCAGCTACGGATACAGCCGTTACTCGTTCCCGTTCGGCATGGTGCCGTTCTCGGGCCGCGTCATGGGCTCGGAGCCGGAGCGTGGCGACATCGTTGTCTTCAAGCTGCCGCGCGACAATTCCACCGATTACATCAAGCGGGTGATCGGCCTGCCGGGCGACAAGATCCAGGTCCTCAACAGCGTCCTTTACATCAACGGCAAGGCCGTGCCGCGGGTACGCGACGGCGAGTTCGTCGGCGAGGGGCGCAACGGGCAGCAGGTTCGGGTGCCGCGCTTCCGAGAGACGCTGCCGAACGGGGTGTCCTATACGGTGCTGGAAGAGACCGATACCTCGGTGTGGGACAATACGCCGGTCTATGAAGTGCCGGCGGGCCATTACTTCATGATGGGCGACAATCGCGACAATTCCAGCGATAGCCGCGCGACCGTCGGCTATGTGCCGCTGCAAAACCTTGTCGGTCGGGCCGAAGTGATCTTCTTCTCGATCGAGCCGGGCGAGCAAGCCTGGATGTTCTGGAAGTGGCCGTGGACGGTCCGTTGGGACCGGGTGTTCAACTCGTTGTAG
- a CDS encoding holo-ACP synthase: MILGIGSDLIDIRRIEKTLERFGDRFVQRVFTEIEQAKSDKRAERAASYAKRFAAKEACSKALGTGIRMGVAWREMGVVNQESGRPTMQLIGSAAERLAGMTPEGFVARIDLTITDDFPLAQAFVVISAVPADWPAP, encoded by the coding sequence GTGATTCTCGGGATCGGCAGCGACCTCATCGACATCCGCCGCATCGAGAAGACGCTCGAGCGTTTCGGCGACCGGTTCGTCCAGCGTGTCTTCACGGAGATCGAACAGGCGAAGTCGGACAAACGGGCCGAGCGGGCGGCGTCCTATGCCAAGCGCTTCGCGGCCAAGGAAGCGTGTTCCAAGGCGCTCGGGACCGGTATCCGGATGGGGGTCGCGTGGCGCGAGATGGGCGTGGTCAACCAGGAGAGCGGCCGGCCGACCATGCAGTTGATTGGCAGTGCGGCCGAACGGCTGGCCGGAATGACGCCCGAGGGGTTCGTCGCGCGCATCGACCTGACCATCACGGATGACTTCCCGCTGGCGCAGGCCTTCGTGGTGATATCGGCCGTACCCGCCGACTGGCCGGCGCCGTAA
- a CDS encoding DUF2062 domain-containing protein, whose translation MLFRRRHPPHWVERLRVAMWPRHSFSRSAKYFFKRVLRLSASPHAVAAGFAVGAFTSCTPFMGFHFIISVFLSLFVGGNALAAMLGTSFGNPLTFPFIWASTFEVGSLILGNGGKSFDGENFRHGLMEGSFDILWPIVKPMIVGAVPIGFIVGVIFYFVILKLVKAYQAARHARFFERRRLAELAKAAMHIGDGEKKHEGADGEDDGDATVANAEDASRDILKVASDERKEASG comes from the coding sequence GTGCTGTTTCGTCGTCGCCATCCGCCGCATTGGGTCGAGCGCCTTCGCGTTGCCATGTGGCCGCGTCATTCCTTTTCGCGATCGGCGAAGTATTTCTTCAAGCGGGTCCTGCGGTTGTCGGCGTCGCCACATGCGGTGGCGGCCGGTTTCGCCGTCGGAGCCTTCACCTCGTGCACGCCCTTCATGGGCTTTCATTTTATCATCAGCGTCTTTCTCTCGCTGTTCGTCGGCGGCAATGCGCTGGCGGCGATGCTCGGCACGTCGTTCGGCAACCCGCTGACCTTTCCGTTCATCTGGGCGTCCACCTTCGAGGTCGGCTCGCTGATCCTCGGCAATGGCGGCAAGTCGTTCGACGGCGAGAACTTCAGGCACGGCCTGATGGAAGGCTCGTTCGACATCCTGTGGCCAATCGTCAAACCGATGATTGTCGGGGCGGTGCCGATCGGGTTTATCGTCGGCGTCATCTTCTATTTCGTCATTCTCAAGCTGGTGAAAGCCTATCAGGCAGCACGCCATGCCCGCTTCTTCGAGCGGCGGCGACTGGCAGAACTCGCCAAGGCCGCGATGCATATCGGGGATGGCGAGAAGAAACACGAGGGGGCTGACGGCGAGGATGATGGCGACGCGACGGTTGCGAACGCTGAGGACGCGTCACGCGATATCCTCAAAGTCGCCTCCGACGAGCGCAAGGAGGCCTCGGGGTGA
- a CDS encoding bifunctional (p)ppGpp synthetase/guanosine-3',5'-bis(diphosphate) 3'-pyrophosphohydrolase produces MMRQYELVERVTRYNPNADEALLNKAYVYAMRKHGTQTRASGDPYFSHPLEVAAILTDLRLDDATIAVALLHDTIEDTDATRQEIDTIFGEEIGKLVDALTKIDKLDLVTKRAKQAENFRKLLLAIADDVRVLLVKLADRLHNMRTLHFVPPHKRFRIAEETMEIYAPLAGRMGIQDVRDELEELAFRYINAEAWESISQRLVHLREKNQSLIADIEKMLAEKLRENGISARVRGREKRPYSIFRKMQDNSLAFEQLSDIYGFRIIVDTLEDCYRVLGIVHSTWAMVPGRFKDYISTPKQNDYSSIHTTVVGPSRQRVELQIRTAAMDRLAEYGIAAHALYKDGETGGRNIVKTGEDSGSYAWLRHTIELLSEGDSPEEFLENTKLEMFHDQVFCFTPKGRLIALPRGATAIDFGYAVHTDVGNTCVGCKINGRIAPLVTELENGDEVEIIRAKGQVPPAAWESIAVTGKARAAIRRATREAVRKQYCGLGTHILERAFERVGKVFQEAMLTEVLPRLAQTNEADLLAAVGRGEVASEDVLKAVYPDYQDERAAKDNGAGSDEGWFGLARAASLKFRVPEKGKSAKKPGRLSLPVRGLGGAGAPVRFAPDGGAVPGDRIVGIMTPGEGITIYPIQSPALTEFDDQTDRWLDVRWDIDPDNPERFPAQIALSVINEPGTLAQIAQVIADNDGNIDSIKMTKRASDFHEMEIDLEVWNLKHLNRIINQLRSKSVVSNVTRING; encoded by the coding sequence ATGATGCGTCAGTACGAACTCGTCGAACGGGTTACCCGCTACAATCCCAATGCGGATGAGGCCTTGCTCAACAAGGCCTATGTCTACGCCATGCGCAAGCACGGCACGCAGACGCGCGCCTCGGGCGACCCCTATTTTTCCCATCCTCTGGAGGTGGCCGCGATCCTCACCGATCTGCGCCTCGACGACGCGACGATCGCCGTCGCGCTGTTGCATGACACCATCGAGGATACCGACGCGACCCGGCAGGAGATCGATACGATCTTCGGCGAGGAAATCGGCAAGCTGGTTGACGCTCTGACCAAGATCGACAAGCTCGATCTGGTCACCAAACGGGCGAAGCAGGCGGAGAATTTCCGCAAGCTGCTGCTGGCGATCGCCGACGACGTGCGCGTGCTGCTCGTCAAGCTCGCCGACCGGCTGCACAACATGCGCACGCTGCATTTCGTGCCGCCGCACAAGCGCTTCCGGATTGCCGAGGAGACGATGGAAATCTACGCGCCGCTTGCCGGGCGCATGGGCATCCAGGACGTTCGCGACGAGTTGGAAGAACTTGCGTTCCGCTACATCAACGCGGAAGCATGGGAGTCGATTTCCCAGAGACTTGTTCATCTTCGAGAGAAAAATCAGAGCCTTATCGCCGACATCGAAAAGATGCTGGCGGAAAAGCTGCGTGAGAACGGCATTTCGGCCAGGGTGCGCGGGCGCGAGAAGCGGCCCTATTCGATCTTTCGCAAGATGCAGGACAATTCGCTCGCCTTCGAGCAGTTGTCGGACATTTACGGCTTCCGCATCATCGTCGATACGCTGGAAGACTGCTATCGTGTGCTCGGCATCGTTCACTCGACCTGGGCGATGGTTCCGGGCCGGTTCAAGGACTACATCTCGACGCCGAAGCAGAACGACTACAGCTCGATCCACACCACGGTGGTCGGGCCGAGCCGCCAGCGCGTCGAATTGCAGATCCGCACCGCCGCGATGGATCGCCTGGCGGAGTACGGCATTGCCGCGCACGCGCTTTACAAGGACGGTGAGACCGGCGGCCGCAACATCGTCAAGACCGGCGAGGACAGCGGTTCCTATGCCTGGCTGCGGCACACGATCGAGCTCTTGTCGGAAGGGGATTCCCCCGAAGAGTTCCTCGAGAACACCAAGCTGGAGATGTTTCACGACCAGGTGTTCTGCTTTACGCCCAAGGGTCGGCTGATTGCGCTGCCGCGTGGCGCGACGGCGATCGATTTCGGCTATGCGGTGCACACCGATGTCGGCAACACCTGCGTCGGCTGCAAGATCAACGGCCGCATTGCGCCGCTGGTGACGGAACTCGAAAACGGCGACGAGGTCGAGATCATCCGAGCCAAGGGGCAGGTTCCGCCGGCGGCTTGGGAGTCGATCGCGGTGACCGGCAAGGCGCGTGCGGCGATCCGCAGGGCAACCCGCGAGGCTGTGCGCAAACAGTATTGCGGGCTCGGCACTCACATCCTGGAACGCGCGTTCGAGCGGGTCGGCAAGGTTTTCCAGGAAGCGATGCTGACCGAGGTGCTGCCGCGGCTGGCGCAGACGAACGAAGCCGATCTTCTGGCCGCGGTGGGGCGTGGCGAAGTCGCTTCCGAGGATGTCCTGAAGGCGGTCTATCCCGACTATCAGGACGAGCGCGCGGCGAAGGACAATGGGGCCGGCAGCGACGAAGGCTGGTTCGGGCTGGCGCGCGCCGCGAGTCTCAAGTTCCGCGTTCCCGAGAAGGGCAAGAGCGCGAAGAAGCCTGGCCGCTTGTCGTTGCCCGTTCGGGGTTTGGGCGGTGCCGGTGCGCCTGTGCGCTTCGCGCCCGACGGAGGCGCGGTGCCCGGAGATCGTATCGTCGGCATCATGACGCCGGGCGAGGGCATCACCATCTATCCGATCCAGTCGCCGGCGCTGACCGAATTCGACGATCAGACCGACCGCTGGCTTGACGTGCGCTGGGATATCGATCCCGACAATCCGGAACGCTTTCCCGCGCAGATCGCGCTGTCGGTCATCAACGAGCCCGGCACACTGGCGCAGATCGCCCAGGTGATCGCCGACAATGACGGGAATATCGATTCCATCAAAATGACCAAACGGGCTTCGGATTTTCACGAGATGGAAATCGATCTCGAGGTATGGAACCTGAAACACCTCAACCGCATCATCAATCAACTGCGGTCGAAATCGGTGGTATCGAATGTGACGCGTATCAACGGCTAG
- a CDS encoding DNA-directed RNA polymerase subunit omega, which yields MARVTVEDCIDKVENRFELVLLASHRARTISSGSPLTIDRDNDKNPVVALREIAETTISAEDLKEEMIHSLQKFVEVDEPEPETVPMIPAPDSGAEQSADGGSDDEISYDRMSEEDLLRGLEGLVPPEKTDDL from the coding sequence ATGGCGCGCGTCACCGTCGAGGATTGCATCGACAAGGTGGAAAACCGGTTCGAACTGGTTCTTCTCGCCAGCCATCGCGCTCGTACGATTTCCAGCGGTTCGCCGCTGACGATCGATCGCGACAACGACAAGAACCCGGTCGTTGCGCTGCGCGAAATCGCCGAGACGACCATTAGCGCGGAGGATCTCAAGGAAGAGATGATCCATTCGCTGCAGAAGTTCGTTGAAGTCGATGAGCCGGAGCCGGAGACGGTTCCGATGATTCCGGCGCCTGATAGCGGCGCGGAGCAGTCGGCCGACGGCGGTAGCGATGACGAAATCAGCTACGATCGTATGTCGGAAGAAGATCTGCTGCGCGGGCTGGAAGGTCTGGTCCCGCCCGAGAAGACGGACGACCTTTAA
- a CDS encoding NYN domain-containing protein, whose amino-acid sequence MFDPREKIALFIDGANLYATAKALGLDIDYKRLLKEFQGKGYLLRAYYYTALVEDQEYSSIRPLIDWLDYNGYKVVTKPVKEFVDSSGRRKIKGNMDIELAVDAMEIAEHIDHMVLFSGDGDFRSLVEAVQRRGRKVSIVSTLATQPPMIADDLRRQADHFIELATLAEKVGRDPSERPQRQNDRYNRDEDDYEDDY is encoded by the coding sequence ATGTTTGACCCGAGAGAAAAAATTGCCCTGTTTATCGATGGGGCCAACCTCTACGCCACCGCCAAGGCCCTTGGACTCGACATCGATTACAAACGTTTGCTTAAAGAGTTTCAAGGAAAAGGCTATCTCCTGCGCGCATACTACTACACCGCGCTCGTCGAAGATCAGGAATATTCGTCGATTCGCCCGCTGATCGACTGGCTCGACTACAACGGCTACAAGGTCGTCACCAAGCCGGTGAAGGAATTCGTCGATTCGAGCGGCCGTCGCAAGATCAAGGGCAACATGGACATCGAACTTGCCGTCGATGCCATGGAGATTGCCGAACACATCGACCACATGGTACTGTTCTCCGGCGATGGCGACTTCCGTTCGCTCGTCGAAGCCGTGCAGCGCCGCGGCCGCAAGGTGTCGATCGTTTCAACGCTGGCGACCCAGCCGCCGATGATCGCCGACGACCTGCGTCGTCAGGCCGATCACTTCATCGAGCTGGCAACGCTGGCCGAAAAGGTTGGCCGCGACCCGTCCGAGCGCCCGCAGCGCCAGAACGATCGCTACAATCGCGACGAAGACGACTACGAAGACGATTATTGA
- a CDS encoding uracil-DNA glycosylase, which yields MSLDPARDCPLCPRLVAFREKWRAAEPEWLNAPVPTFRGDNARLLIIGLAPGLRGANKTGRPFTGDYAGDLLYETLSRYGFANGRYAASPDDGLKLTGAAITNAVRCVPPENKPVGAEIAACRPFLIETMDSFPQLSAILALGRIAHDTLLTTFGLRKASYPFSHGGEHQISDKLRLFDSYHCSRYNTNTGRLTPEMFHSVFDQISDFLKD from the coding sequence ATGTCTCTTGATCCTGCCCGCGATTGTCCGCTCTGCCCGCGTCTCGTCGCCTTTCGCGAAAAGTGGCGGGCCGCCGAACCCGAATGGCTCAACGCCCCCGTGCCGACCTTTCGCGGCGACAATGCCCGTCTGCTGATCATCGGACTGGCACCCGGGCTGCGCGGCGCCAACAAGACCGGCCGGCCCTTCACCGGCGACTATGCCGGCGACCTGCTCTACGAAACGCTTTCGCGCTATGGCTTCGCCAATGGCCGCTACGCGGCCTCGCCCGACGATGGGCTGAAACTCACCGGCGCGGCGATCACCAATGCGGTGCGCTGTGTTCCGCCGGAGAACAAACCGGTCGGCGCCGAAATCGCCGCCTGCCGGCCGTTCCTCATCGAAACCATGGACAGTTTTCCGCAGCTGAGCGCGATTCTCGCACTTGGCCGGATCGCCCACGACACGCTGCTGACCACCTTCGGCCTGCGCAAGGCGTCCTACCCGTTCAGCCATGGCGGCGAGCACCAGATCAGCGACAAGCTGCGCCTTTTCGACAGCTACCACTGCTCCCGTTACAACACGAACACCGGCCGCCTGACCCCGGAAATGTTCCATTCCGTGTTCGACCAGATCAGCGATTTTCTGAAGGATTGA
- a CDS encoding SsrA-binding protein, which translates to MASPANQAGKRKVVADNRKARFNYEILDTVEAGIMLSGTEVKSLREGKANIAEAYAGPSGLELFLFNAYIPEYLQANRFNHETRRPRKLLLHKRQIARLLAAIQKEGMTLVPLKLYFNDRGRAKLELGLARGKKVHDKRETEKKRDWQREKARLMRDRG; encoded by the coding sequence ATGGCATCGCCTGCAAACCAGGCAGGCAAGCGCAAGGTCGTTGCCGACAATCGCAAGGCCCGCTTCAACTACGAGATCCTCGATACGGTTGAGGCGGGCATCATGCTGTCCGGCACCGAGGTGAAATCCCTGCGCGAGGGAAAGGCGAATATCGCCGAGGCCTATGCCGGGCCTTCGGGCCTCGAGCTGTTTCTGTTCAACGCCTATATTCCGGAATACCTGCAGGCCAACCGGTTCAATCACGAGACCCGGCGGCCGCGCAAACTGCTGCTGCACAAGCGGCAGATTGCCCGCCTTCTCGCCGCCATCCAGAAGGAAGGCATGACACTCGTTCCGTTGAAGCTCTATTTCAACGATCGGGGACGGGCGAAGCTGGAGCTTGGTCTTGCGCGCGGCAAGAAGGTCCACGACAAGCGCGAGACCGAGAAGAAGCGCGACTGGCAGCGCGAAAAAGCACGTCTCATGCGTGATCGGGGCTGA
- a CDS encoding 4-hydroxy-tetrahydrodipicolinate synthase, protein MFKGSFTALVTPFRDGAVDEKAFQDFVDWQIKEGTKGLVPVGTTGESPTLSHAEHKRVVELCIEAAGGRVPVIAGAGSNNTAEAIDLAVSAEQAGADALLVVTPYYNKPNQEALYQHFMAVDNKVGIPIIIYNIPPRSVIDMSVETMARLYKDGRNITGVKDATANLARVSQQRGVIGPDFNQLSGEDITALGFMAHGGHGCISVTSNVAPRLCSEFQEACLAGDFAAALAIQDKLVPLHQALFLEPSPGGAKYALSLLGKCSNELRLPLVSISKTAEAAVEDAMRHAGLLN, encoded by the coding sequence ATGTTCAAGGGGTCTTTTACCGCACTCGTCACTCCGTTCCGTGACGGAGCGGTCGACGAAAAAGCTTTTCAGGACTTCGTGGACTGGCAGATCAAAGAGGGCACCAAGGGGCTCGTTCCGGTCGGCACCACGGGTGAATCGCCGACGCTCAGCCATGCCGAACACAAGCGCGTCGTGGAGCTCTGCATCGAGGCGGCCGGCGGCCGTGTGCCGGTGATCGCCGGTGCCGGCTCGAACAACACGGCCGAAGCGATCGATCTCGCGGTTTCGGCGGAGCAGGCCGGCGCCGACGCGCTTCTGGTCGTCACGCCGTATTACAACAAGCCGAACCAGGAAGCGCTCTACCAGCACTTCATGGCGGTCGACAACAAGGTCGGCATTCCGATCATCATCTACAACATCCCGCCGCGGTCGGTGATCGACATGTCGGTGGAGACGATGGCGCGTCTCTACAAGGATGGGCGCAACATCACGGGTGTGAAAGATGCGACGGCGAATCTGGCGCGTGTCAGCCAGCAGCGCGGCGTGATCGGGCCGGATTTCAACCAGCTTTCCGGCGAGGATATCACCGCGCTCGGCTTCATGGCGCATGGCGGCCATGGCTGCATTTCGGTGACGTCGAATGTGGCGCCGCGGCTGTGCTCGGAGTTCCAGGAGGCGTGCCTGGCCGGCGATTTCGCCGCGGCGCTCGCGATCCAGGACAAGCTGGTGCCGCTGCATCAGGCGCTATTCCTCGAGCCGAGCCCGGGCGGCGCGAAATATGCGCTGTCGCTGCTTGGCAAGTGCAGCAACGAGCTGCGACTGCCGCTGGTTTCGATCTCCAAGACGGCCGAGGCGGCTGTCGAGGATGCGATGCGCCACGCCGGCCTCCTGAACTGA
- a CDS encoding lytic transglycosylase — translation MFRQGVANSPLRGRQSMPRQGQKGEIIMPAPAGSGNRRSVFATPSSALCGAGMVLFSVAPSPAAPLGTGLGTEFAPHRAPLMHEVSTVPKPKPGGGDAINLLISAQQTIPADHPLPSAKPDVPAGAASAAPARMPAPSSASSDQIAAQKGSLKNALDALRKDDYTTTFAIRNGMKPTLERRVLDWQLSRSGHKSVSSAFITRFVAEAGDWPDGSFLRSRAEQAMLRENPRARDVVAAFGNSQPRSVDGAILLTRALVATGNTRQARAVISAAWREMRMSKEDAGTVLKEFSKLLSRSDHKARADKMLYDERTNDALIAARYLPAGERALVNARVAVIRNQKNAGSKLEAVPAANRRDPGYMLSRAQYLRRAGRISEAAAVINAAPRDQEHLVDPDEWWVERRVLSRELLDIGKPSLAYEVAVHHAAESNAVFAEAEFHAGWYSLRFLKNPRRAKGHFEEIAKIGRTPITLARANYWIGRAAAAGGGGNANSYYKKAAAYPGTYYGQLARAELGYRTVGIGSLPSVSGADKAAFARNPLVQAIKLLGDAGHSYRTLPLFMHLSENVPTAGQARLLVELAQRYDQHRFALIAGKTVANRWSEAAPLAFPTAAIPRNAKIDKGVGKHVVYAIARQESAFDPRAVSHAGARGLLQLLPSTAKITARKAGLPYSKSRLTSDAAYNAAVGSAHLSHLIDDFGGSYVMTFAGYNAGPRRAREWAERYGDPRSSRTDTIDWVERIPYTETRNYVQRVMENMQVYNARLNGGKLTIKQDLKRGG, via the coding sequence ATGTTCCGGCAAGGTGTTGCGAATTCGCCGCTTCGCGGCCGGCAATCGATGCCTCGACAGGGGCAAAAAGGGGAGATCATCATGCCTGCACCCGCGGGATCGGGTAATCGACGTTCTGTTTTCGCAACGCCGTCCTCGGCTCTGTGCGGCGCCGGAATGGTGCTGTTTTCCGTTGCGCCCTCACCCGCAGCCCCACTCGGGACAGGTCTTGGAACAGAGTTCGCCCCGCATCGTGCACCGCTGATGCATGAAGTCAGCACGGTGCCAAAGCCGAAGCCGGGCGGCGGCGACGCCATCAACCTCTTGATCTCCGCCCAGCAGACGATCCCCGCCGATCATCCCCTGCCGAGCGCCAAGCCGGACGTTCCCGCCGGCGCCGCATCCGCCGCACCCGCGCGCATGCCTGCGCCCTCGTCCGCAAGCTCCGACCAGATCGCCGCGCAGAAAGGCAGCCTGAAAAACGCGCTCGATGCGCTGCGCAAGGACGACTACACGACCACTTTCGCGATCCGGAACGGCATGAAGCCGACGCTTGAGCGCCGCGTGCTTGACTGGCAGCTTTCCCGTTCCGGCCACAAATCCGTGTCATCGGCCTTCATCACCCGCTTCGTCGCCGAGGCCGGAGACTGGCCTGACGGCTCTTTTCTCCGCAGCCGTGCGGAGCAGGCGATGTTGCGCGAAAACCCGCGCGCCCGCGACGTCGTTGCAGCCTTCGGCAATTCACAGCCCCGCTCGGTCGACGGTGCGATCCTCCTGACCCGCGCGCTGGTCGCGACCGGCAACACCCGTCAGGCCCGCGCCGTGATTTCCGCGGCCTGGCGCGAGATGCGCATGTCGAAAGAGGACGCCGGAACGGTCCTGAAGGAGTTCTCGAAACTGCTGTCACGCAGCGACCACAAGGCGCGCGCCGACAAGATGCTCTATGACGAGCGCACCAACGATGCCCTCATCGCCGCCCGTTATTTGCCGGCCGGCGAACGGGCACTGGTCAACGCCCGCGTCGCCGTCATCCGCAATCAGAAGAATGCCGGGTCGAAACTCGAGGCCGTGCCGGCCGCCAATCGCCGCGACCCCGGCTACATGCTGAGCCGCGCGCAATATCTGCGCCGCGCAGGTCGCATCAGCGAAGCCGCCGCGGTGATCAATGCGGCCCCCCGTGACCAGGAACACCTTGTCGACCCGGACGAATGGTGGGTCGAGCGCCGGGTTCTGTCACGCGAACTGCTCGACATTGGCAAGCCAAGCCTCGCCTACGAGGTCGCCGTCCACCACGCAGCCGAAAGCAACGCCGTCTTCGCCGAAGCCGAGTTCCATGCCGGCTGGTACTCGCTGCGCTTCCTGAAAAACCCGCGCCGCGCAAAAGGCCATTTCGAGGAAATCGCCAAGATCGGCCGCACACCGATCACGCTTGCCCGCGCCAACTACTGGATCGGCCGCGCGGCAGCAGCCGGCGGCGGCGGGAACGCCAACAGCTACTACAAGAAGGCCGCTGCCTATCCCGGCACCTATTACGGCCAGCTTGCCCGAGCCGAACTCGGCTATCGCACCGTTGGCATCGGCTCTCTGCCCTCGGTCTCGGGCGCAGACAAGGCCGCCTTCGCGCGCAATCCCCTTGTCCAGGCGATCAAACTGCTCGGCGATGCCGGCCACAGCTATCGCACGCTGCCGCTCTTCATGCACCTGTCCGAGAACGTCCCGACGGCCGGACAGGCGCGGCTTCTGGTCGAGCTTGCACAGCGCTACGACCAGCATCGTTTCGCCCTGATCGCCGGCAAGACCGTCGCGAACCGATGGTCCGAGGCCGCACCGCTTGCATTCCCGACGGCGGCCATTCCCCGCAATGCCAAAATCGACAAGGGCGTCGGCAAGCACGTCGTCTATGCGATCGCGCGCCAGGAAAGCGCCTTCGATCCGCGCGCGGTCAGCCACGCCGGCGCCCGCGGACTGCTGCAACTGCTGCCCTCGACCGCCAAGATCACCGCCCGCAAGGCCGGCCTGCCCTATTCGAAAAGCCGGCTGACCAGCGATGCGGCCTACAACGCCGCCGTCGGCTCGGCCCATCTCAGCCATCTGATCGACGATTTCGGCGGCTCCTACGTGATGACCTTCGCCGGCTACAACGCCGGGCCGCGCCGGGCGCGCGAATGGGCCGAACGCTACGGCGATCCGCGCTCGTCACGGACCGACACAATCGACTGGGTGGAGCGGATCCCGTACACCGAAACCCGCAACTACGTTCAGCGGGTGATGGAGAACATGCAGGTCTACAATGCACGCCTGAACGGCGGCAAGCTGACCATCAAGCAGGATCTGAAGCGGGGCGGATGA